In Babesia microti strain RI chromosome IV, complete genome, the sequence ACatagtttatttaaaaaattattaaaaatctGTAGACTACTAGTTATGTGTTTGATATTTAGCTAAAACCTACGCGTGCCCTTTTTATTAATGTCTGGAGTGGGCGGTTTTCCATATTATCTCTGCattatcacaattaattatgaattAAAGATGCGATTAGCACGTATAataattagaaatttttCAATGATCCGGGTTGTCTACGTTAGGGTCCTGGGTGGGTTACACCCAACACAATAATCGGTATACTACTGTCGGCGATAAAACCGCGTGACATGGATCAATTAAAAGATTCCATTGATCAATCAAATATTGATCGAAAGGCAGCTCTGGAGGCTATTGAATCCTTTCTTTCCTCTAAAATACAAGCCGCTAATGCGGGGAGTATTCGTGGGAAAAAGAATCCAGCTGTTAACGATTTTAATAACCCGCCAATAGTACAGTCATATTTATCCGAGGATGAGGGGGTAACCAGTATATctgaatataaaaatggaatATCCGACCCCTTTTACAATATTGCCGTAGGTACCAATCATTCCATTTCCTCGGCGAAAAATATACCTGTATCGTATCAGCCGAATCACACTGATACAAATAGAGAAACGCCCCTGATACAACGTAGTATTGCctattttaaaaataaaactAAATTCCTCTCCAAAATGGACACGTTTACCTCGGCGTTGATCCCCGCTGCCATTACCCTGGTCATTACTAACTCAGCACAACCACTACTTATATTCTTGCTTAGAAAATATGGAGGGACTCCGGTAAGCACTCGtgcatttaatttaaaaatctaaatttgcaatttcaattcatttatacTCTGCATAGTAACATAGGTGGGTGCCTACTTCTTCCTATTCCCAACCTATCTCGGCATGATCTGCGTCGGCCTATATCCAACCAAAAAACCCGTATGGTAAAGTCAAGGCATTATTTAGGAAGGAAAATTGGATTTACCCCGGAGTATTAGCTGGAATTGACTTCTTGCATCAGCTTATTGAAAAGGCTGGGTTGCTATACTGCGGTCCATGCCTATACACTGTGGCCAGCAGCAGCAATACTCTGTTCCTAGCGCTATTTACttccatttatttaaatgtaaaaataactaGAAATACTGCAATTTCATTGActattatttcaattgcaGTGTCATTTAGTGGTTCGGGAAAATTGTGCGAAATAAACTCAACACATTTGATCGGCTTTACATTGGTTATCATCGCTTCTATACTAGTGAGTTCCGTAATCCTGAATTTGAATGCGTGTTTTTTCTATAAATATGCGTTTTTCTTATACAAGTATATACAATCTATATGCAAAATGTCATATACCATGTCATCTAGAACGCATTCAACTTTGTGATAGGAGAGATCATACTCAAAGAAAATAAAATCGAAGGCCCAAACCTCGTCTGTATAATGGGATTCATATCCTTTATCTCTCTCACCCTCTGGACCTGCGTTTGGACCATTCCAAACTGGAGTACAATCGCTCATCATACGGAAATGAATGTATATGccattttcattattttatttgtcctgtttatatcaaatttcatACGGTCTTCTGTATATTGGATACTCATAAAACGTGCTGGATCTCTATTCACAGGTGTGCTAAAGGCGCTCCgaattgttattgttattgtAATAAGTCACATTTTGTTCTCCCACATAGATCCCATGCAGAGGATCACATTCACCAAAATCTTCACCGCTCTGCTGGTAAATACTCTCTAATTTAGTGTTCAACCGGTATCGTGATCTATTCAATAGACAACAATAATAAGATTGATAACTATAAGAATGAAATGAAGGGGGAGAGAGAAGCGGTTGAGGATGGCGAAGACGAAAAAATCATGGTAAATGATGATGTTTAAGCATCgatataacatatttttgcaaTCGCTAATTTTACAGTTTTTCGGTCATATCTAATACTGGGAATCTAGGCCATTAAATACTCTAGTTCATACTTAAGATCCATGTTTTATATGCATCACACCAATAAGCACAAATTATAAGTATATTAAATCAGCTATTagactaaataataactaaATAAGGCATTACAGATAGGCTGGAAGTTGTACTGGTACACCCTATAAAGTGATCAGTCCAGTGCTCGTTCTATAGGGCTCTACGTATACTACTTAACGTTGTAGTTAACGTGCTGAGAGCCATGATTGAAAACCCTAATCCCTCTCTAATAGAGAGGAGCGGGCTCAAACACACATTTGATGACTCAACGTCCGAACTCATGGAATCATTTACAAGAAACGACTCAAACTATGACCATGTGGATATATATGTATGAACACGCGAGTAATCTAGGAAGTTTTCGACTTAATTAGGGATATAAAAGACCCTGAACATCCCTATTCGATAGAATGCCTAAAAATAGTGGACTTGGAAAGTGTAAAAGTTGAAACTAACCCCCACGCGATAAGAGTGACATACAGGCCAACGATTCCTCACTGTAGTCAAGTAAAAATCCATACAAATAGGCCACTTTGATAGGcttgatgatatatatgAAGATTAGGCAAAATGTTCCCATGAATTACAAGATTTTCGTGCAAATTGAAAAGGGTAATGTTAATTGTTTTCATAATTTACTGTGaaatatatgttaaattaatacaGGATATCATGACAGTGAAGAAGCAATTAACAAGCAGTTGGCAGATAAAGAAAGGGTGTCAGCAGCTTTGGAAAACCCAAATTTAATGAACATGATTGACGAAGGTAAGAAACCTCGCAACGTAGCAATCTACGGATACGTGCCGCCTGACATTATTGACCTGTCCATATAACTAGTGTAACTAATGTAGTATATGactgaaaatttttggtTAATCTTTTGTTGTATATTGGACTG encodes:
- a CDS encoding drug metabolite transporter, putative (overlaps_old_locusTagID:BBM_III06705), translating into MDQLKDSIDQSNIDRKAALEAIESFLSSKIQAANAGSIRGKKNPAVNDFNNPPIVQSYLSEDEGVTSISEYKNGISDPFYNIAVGTNHSISSAKNIPVSYQPNHTDTNRETPLIQRSIAYFKNKTKFLSKMDTFTSALIPAAITLVITNSAQPLLIFLLRKYGGTPVGAYFFLFPTYLGMICVGLYPTKKPVWKENWIYPGVLAGIDFLHQLIEKAGLLYCGPCLYTVASSSNTLFLALFTSIYLNVKITRNTAISLTIISIAVSFSGSGKLCEINSTHLIGFTLNAFNFVIGEIILKENKIEGPNLVCIMGFISFISLTLWTCVWTIPNWSTIAHHTEMNVYAIFIILFVLFISNFIRSSVYWILIKRAGSLFTGVLKALRIVIVIVISHILFSHIDPMQRITFTKIFTALLCSTGIVIYSIDNNNKIDNYKNEMKGEREAVEDGEDEKIMVNDDV
- a CDS encoding MIP18 family protein At1g68310 (overlaps_old_locusTagID:BBM_III06710), which encodes MIENPNPSLIERSGLKHTFDDSTSELMESFTRNDSNYDHVDIYEVFDLIRDIKDPEHPYSIECLKIVDLESVKVETNPHAIRVTYRPTIPHCSQATLIGLMIYMKIRQNVPMNYKIFVQIEKGYHDSEEAINKQLADKERVSAALENPNLMNMIDEAIYGYVPPDIIDLSI